A single window of Nasonia vitripennis strain AsymCx chromosome 4, Nvit_psr_1.1, whole genome shotgun sequence DNA harbors:
- the LOC100120224 gene encoding sodium-coupled monocarboxylate transporter 2, protein MGYVPVAISILVSLLSGITFLGIPAEVYFHGCQYFLSTINTICTGLMTAYVFMPVFYNLQVSNTYEFLELRFSRRARSFASTLYILSLIMYVPIIIYVPAVAFSEVTGYSIHLITPVLCIICVSYTSMGGVKAVVWTNTIQFVFTVGGLVTILVIGIRSVGGFLNMWRISNEGGRLEIFYFNPSSFVHNFFWTMTVGTIFSSVSNFAVSQKFIQRFLAIKTRADINKAILLKTVGTIIIDICVVFTGLAMYTKYYDCDPTSAKLIQQNDEIVPYYLMDITKNIPGISGMFLAGIVSSTLSTTSASINALSGLVYDGFIDPWIAKNANKDVKAANIMKVVSIAIGFISIILIFVIEHIETVLEISYSIRGTVDGPILGLFILGICVPCVGNKGALTGACVALFFISIIVIGSKCHINKTLRYSNLPLSVKNCPYHLNETLSETTTPPPVNPNDEPMILFKISFLFFVFFGSVITVVVAVSTSLLIGESDVSKVDPEHITPLIRRFLPKKRILRQL, encoded by the exons ATGGGATATGTTCCTGTTGCTATAAGCATTTTAGTCAG TTTGCTGTCAGGAATAACGTTTTTGGGAATACCTGCTGAAGTTTACTTTCACGGATGCCAGTACTTTTTGTCTACTATTAATACTATCTGCACTGGCTTGATGACAGCTTATGTTTTTATGCCCGTTTTTTATAACCTACAAGTATCTAATACGTATGAATTTTTGGAACTGCGATTCTCGAGACGAGCTCGAAGTTTTGCATCTACTCTGTACATACTATCTCTTATAATGTACGTTCCTATTATTATCTACGTGCCGGCTGTTGCATTTTCTGAAGTTACTGGATACAGTATTCACCTAATTACTCCTGTACTTTGCATAATTTGCGTTAGTTATACTTCAATG GGTGGAGTAAAAGCTGTAGTTTGGACTAATACTATACAGTTTGTATTTACGGTTGGAGGACTAGTTACGATTCTCGTTATTGGAATTAGATCCGTCGGCGGATTTCTTAATATGTGGAGAATTTCCAACGAAGGAGGAagacttgaaatttttta ttttaatcCGAGTTCATTTGTTCATAATTTCTTTTGGACAATGACAGTAGGAACTATATTTTCGTCCGTAAGCAATTTTGCCGTTAGCCAAAAATTTATCCAGAGATTTTTAGCTATTAAAACACGAGCTGATATAAATAA AGCTATACTGCTAAAGACAGTAGGTACTATAATAATTGATATTTGCGTGGTCTTCACCGGACTTGCCATGTACACCAAGTATTATGATTGTGATCCTACAAGTGCAAAA CTAATACAACAGAATGACGAAATTGTTCCCTACTATCTTATGGATATAACAAAGAATATACCAGGTATATCTGGTATGTTTCTCGCTGGCATAGTAAGTTCTACTTTATCTACAACAAGTGCTAGTATTAATGCTTTATCTGGACTTGTTTACGATGGTTTCATTGACCCATGGATAgctaaaaatgcaaataaagaTGTCAAAGCTGCTAATATCATGAAG gTGGTTTCCATAGCTATTGGATTTATTAGTATCATTTTGATTTTCGTCATTGAACATATAGAGACAGTATTAGAAATTTCTTACAGTATCCGTGGAACAGTAGATGGACCGATTTTAGGTCTATTTATTCTTGGTATATGCGTACCATGCGTGGGAAACAAAGGAGCATTGACCGGCGCTTGCgtagctttattttttatatcaataATCGTAATAGGATCTAAATGCCacataaataaaactttacgTTATTCAAATTTGCCTTTAAGTGTTAAAAATTGTCCCTATCATTTAAATGAAACTCTTTCTGAAACTACGACACCGCCACCTGTTAATCCAAACGATGAACCCATGATACTTTTTaaaatctcatttttattctttgtttttttcggaTCAGTTATAACCGTGGTTGTAGCAGTATCAACGAGTCTTTTAATAGGGGAGTCTGACGTTTCAAAGGTCGACCCTGAACATATTACTCCGTTAATTCGAAG atttttgcctaaaaaaagaattttgaGGCAACTTTGA